A genomic window from Anthocerotibacter panamensis C109 includes:
- the hpnA gene encoding hopanoid-associated sugar epimerase, producing the protein MRVFVTGGSGFVGGNLVRLLVEEGYQVRALVRSSSPITRLKDLPVEWVKGDLTDPDLASKMQGCQAVFHVAAHYSLWQADQDILYRSNVQGTANVLASARKAGVERTVYTSSVAAIGVLGGGRSADETYQSPVEKLVGAYKKSKFLAEQQAWLAARDGQDVVIVSPSSPIGPGDVKPTPTGDIILRFLRRQMPFYLPTGLNFIDVRDVARGHLLALERGKSAERYILGHQNLSLKALLDLLADITGQKAPERSLPAWLPLSVAWMDEYVLARLGKTPEIPVDGVRMAGQFMYYDASKAVRELGLPQTPLLVALRDAVAWFVEQGYVRGTYL; encoded by the coding sequence ATGCGGGTTTTTGTGACGGGTGGGTCGGGCTTTGTCGGGGGAAATCTGGTCCGTCTTCTAGTCGAAGAGGGCTATCAGGTGCGTGCCCTCGTGCGCTCTAGCAGTCCTATCACGCGGCTCAAAGATTTGCCGGTGGAATGGGTCAAAGGCGACCTGACTGACCCGGACCTCGCCTCAAAGATGCAGGGGTGTCAGGCTGTTTTTCATGTTGCTGCTCATTACAGCCTCTGGCAGGCGGACCAGGATATCCTCTACAGGAGCAATGTCCAAGGTACGGCCAATGTCTTGGCTTCAGCCCGCAAAGCGGGGGTCGAACGGACGGTCTATACCAGTTCTGTCGCAGCGATTGGGGTGCTGGGCGGGGGCCGGTCCGCCGATGAAACCTATCAGAGCCCCGTCGAAAAACTGGTGGGGGCCTACAAAAAATCTAAGTTCCTAGCCGAACAGCAGGCTTGGCTGGCCGCCCGTGACGGGCAGGATGTGGTCATTGTCAGTCCCTCTAGCCCCATCGGTCCTGGAGATGTCAAACCGACCCCGACCGGGGATATCATTCTGCGCTTTTTGAGAAGGCAGATGCCCTTTTACCTGCCGACGGGCCTCAATTTTATTGATGTCCGCGACGTCGCTCGGGGGCATCTGTTGGCGCTAGAACGCGGCAAGAGCGCGGAGCGCTATATCCTCGGGCACCAGAATCTTTCGCTCAAGGCGTTGCTCGATCTGCTGGCGGATATCACAGGACAAAAGGCCCCTGAGCGGTCGCTTCCGGCTTGGTTGCCTCTCTCGGTCGCTTGGATGGACGAATATGTGCTCGCTCGTCTGGGCAAAACCCCGGAGATTCCTGTAGATGGGGTCCGCATGGCGGGCCAATTTATGTACTATGATGCTTCAAAGGCTGTCCGGGAGTTGGGCCTGCCCCAGACCCCACTGCTTGTGGCGCTCCGGGATGCCGTTGCGTGGTTTGTGGAACAGGGCTATGTGCGTGGGACGTACCTTTAG
- a CDS encoding 5'-methylthioadenosine/S-adenosylhomocysteine nucleosidase family protein: protein MGIDAILVPRGAEFQAVQRSCRNGPPVLAVPAGPALASYLEALPAHVNWKRVLLMGLCGSLAARYAVGDVVLYRACVSPSGQTALCDLELRTALARVLPAGTAQVVALTSPTVVAQAEQKRLWRKQSGAEVVDMEGQVAQRILAGRGIAVGMVRVVSDDSEHDLPDLKAAFDAQGDLQPLALAWALLRSPVAGARLVQGSLKSLQVLEQVARGLAQAWEDSA, encoded by the coding sequence ATGGGCATTGATGCCATTCTGGTTCCTCGGGGCGCGGAATTTCAGGCGGTGCAACGGTCTTGCCGAAATGGCCCTCCGGTCCTCGCAGTCCCGGCAGGACCGGCGTTGGCGTCCTATTTAGAGGCTCTTCCTGCCCATGTGAACTGGAAGCGGGTCCTCCTGATGGGCCTGTGCGGTAGTCTAGCTGCCCGCTACGCTGTGGGAGATGTGGTGCTCTATCGCGCTTGTGTCTCCCCGTCCGGTCAGACTGCGCTCTGCGATCTGGAACTGCGCACCGCCCTAGCTCGGGTCTTGCCTGCGGGAACAGCTCAAGTCGTGGCCCTCACCAGTCCAACGGTAGTGGCTCAGGCGGAGCAGAAACGCCTCTGGCGCAAGCAATCTGGGGCGGAGGTTGTGGATATGGAAGGGCAGGTGGCGCAACGGATTTTGGCTGGTCGGGGAATAGCCGTGGGGATGGTGCGGGTAGTGAGCGATGACAGCGAACACGACTTACCGGACCTCAAGGCTGCCTTCGACGCTCAAGGCGACCTCCAACCTTTGGCACTGGCTTGGGCTTTGTTACGTTCTCCGGTCGCAGGGGCGCGGTTGGTGCAAGGTTCTTTGAAGTCCTTGCAGGTACTGGAACAGGTGGCGCGGGGGTTGGCGCAAGCGTGGGAAGATTCTGCCTAG
- the hpnH gene encoding adenosyl-hopene transferase HpnH has product MAVQIQQAVEVGKYLVTQRLMGRKRFPLVLMLEPLFRCNLACVGCGKIQHPNDVLRQNLTPEQCFKAVEECGAPVVSIPGGEPLLHPQIAEIVRGLVDRRKFIYLCTNAILLEKNLDKFTPSPYLAFSVHLDGPREIHDQSVDRKGVFDIAVQAIKAAKARGFRVTTNTTIFQGADPKAIQEFFDFTDTLQLDGMMISPGYSYEWAPDQDHFLQREQTKALFREILAPFKSGKKRWNFNHNPLFLDFLMGEKDYDCTPWGSPSYSVLGWQKPCYLLNEGYFTSFQELLDKTDWDKYGRASGNPKCQDCMVHCGYEPTAALDAMQPQNMARALGSVLGW; this is encoded by the coding sequence ATGGCTGTTCAAATTCAACAAGCGGTTGAAGTCGGAAAATATCTGGTCACCCAACGTCTGATGGGCCGCAAGCGGTTTCCCCTAGTCCTGATGCTGGAGCCTTTATTCCGCTGTAATTTGGCCTGCGTCGGTTGTGGCAAGATCCAGCATCCCAACGATGTCCTGCGCCAAAACCTCACCCCCGAGCAGTGCTTCAAGGCGGTGGAGGAGTGTGGAGCGCCGGTGGTTTCGATCCCTGGTGGTGAACCGCTCTTGCACCCGCAGATTGCCGAGATCGTCCGGGGCTTGGTGGACCGCCGCAAGTTTATCTATCTGTGCACCAATGCCATTCTCCTCGAAAAGAACCTCGACAAGTTTACGCCCTCACCCTATCTGGCTTTTAGCGTGCACCTCGATGGCCCCCGCGAGATACACGACCAATCGGTAGACCGCAAAGGGGTTTTTGATATCGCGGTCCAAGCAATTAAGGCTGCCAAGGCGCGCGGCTTCAGAGTCACCACCAACACCACGATTTTTCAGGGCGCTGACCCCAAGGCGATCCAGGAATTCTTCGATTTCACCGATACGCTCCAGCTAGACGGCATGATGATCTCCCCTGGCTATAGCTACGAATGGGCTCCTGATCAGGACCACTTCCTCCAACGCGAGCAGACCAAGGCTTTATTCCGGGAGATTCTCGCCCCCTTCAAATCGGGCAAAAAGCGCTGGAATTTTAACCATAACCCGCTGTTCCTGGATTTCTTGATGGGTGAGAAGGACTACGACTGCACGCCCTGGGGTAGCCCGAGCTATAGTGTCCTTGGCTGGCAAAAGCCTTGCTATCTGCTCAATGAAGGCTATTTCACGAGTTTCCAAGAACTGTTGGACAAGACTGACTGGGATAAATATGGGCGGGCGAGCGGCAATCCCAAGTGTCAGGACTGTATGGTCCACTGTGGCTACGAGCCCACTGCTGCCCTTGACGCCATGCAACCTCAAAATATGGCCCGTGCGTTAGGTAGTGTTCTGGGCTGGTGA
- a CDS encoding ferritin-like domain-containing protein, whose product MKIGSEAHKELFCRDFVSTHRPYDPQNFPWPELTDHHLRLLRGIPFWGEALKVETNAGVMVTAFAKTVADPVLREAIALQGREEARHARLLEVMMERYGIEVERPVVTLPEQVETAFIDLGHEECLDSFFAFGFFEVAKRAQLFPEAMFTIFESILDEEARHIVFFVNWMTYLQIQRGQGAGLLRSARSLYYYGRALNRLVGSLKSGNTNGPGFTANGASALGIDLTPGVFVSTCLQENERRVNTLDARLLRPQLMPALFTGALRVLELFSPPKLRPRATS is encoded by the coding sequence ATGAAAATTGGATCTGAGGCCCACAAAGAATTGTTTTGCCGAGACTTTGTGTCCACCCATCGTCCCTACGATCCCCAAAACTTTCCCTGGCCCGAGTTGACTGACCACCACCTCAGGCTCCTTAGGGGTATTCCTTTTTGGGGAGAAGCCCTCAAGGTCGAGACCAATGCCGGGGTCATGGTCACAGCCTTCGCCAAGACTGTAGCGGACCCGGTCCTGCGTGAGGCCATCGCGCTTCAGGGCCGCGAAGAAGCTCGCCACGCCCGCTTGTTGGAAGTGATGATGGAGCGCTATGGCATTGAAGTAGAGCGCCCCGTGGTCACGTTGCCGGAGCAAGTCGAGACTGCCTTTATCGACTTGGGGCATGAGGAGTGTCTGGACTCGTTTTTTGCCTTTGGTTTTTTTGAGGTGGCGAAACGGGCGCAGCTCTTCCCGGAGGCAATGTTTACGATTTTTGAGTCGATTCTGGACGAAGAGGCCCGACACATTGTCTTTTTCGTGAACTGGATGACCTACTTGCAAATCCAACGCGGTCAGGGAGCAGGTCTGTTGCGCTCCGCCCGCTCGCTCTACTACTACGGCAGAGCGCTCAATCGGCTGGTGGGCTCCCTCAAGAGCGGTAACACCAACGGTCCGGGTTTCACAGCTAACGGGGCAAGTGCGCTGGGGATCGATTTGACGCCTGGGGTCTTCGTGTCCACGTGTCTGCAAGAGAATGAGCGCCGGGTCAACACCCTGGATGCCCGCCTGTTGCGCCCGCAGTTGATGCCTGCGCTCTTTACCGGAGCCCTGCGCGTGCTGGAACTGTTTTCACCGCCCAAGCTCCGTCCGCGGGCGACCTCCTGA
- the lpxD gene encoding UDP-3-O-(3-hydroxymyristoyl)glucosamine N-acyltransferase has translation MPNALNLTELAELVKGTIVKPAEVLIRGIDEPETGSREDCAFLLTPRPLAELEVGVLITGPKVTLDFPQTAHITVANPRLAFAQALGYFHPQPVLPPASGVHPQAFVDPTATVHPTARIGWGTYVGPRVVVGAGTILFPGVYIGAEVTLGAGCMVYPNAVILDRSVLGDRVMVFAGVVIGSDGFGYVSTAAGHFKVPQTGRVVLEDDVEVGANSTIDRATLKETRIGRGSKIDNLVMVAHNCQIGEHCMIISQVGIAGSVKIGDRTIIAAQAGLAGRHSHLEVGSDSVIFARSGVTRSLPKGAQVSGFPAQDHRTELKEKAALTRLPALLQQVRKLQQRVQDLERDRDQPQTGS, from the coding sequence ATGCCCAACGCGTTAAACCTGACTGAACTGGCCGAACTGGTTAAAGGGACTATCGTCAAACCGGCTGAAGTGCTGATCCGAGGGATTGACGAACCGGAGACGGGGAGCCGGGAGGACTGTGCTTTTCTGCTCACCCCCCGCCCTTTGGCAGAACTTGAGGTCGGCGTACTCATCACCGGTCCCAAGGTGACCCTGGACTTTCCACAGACGGCCCATATCACTGTCGCCAATCCTCGTCTGGCCTTTGCCCAAGCCCTTGGCTACTTTCACCCGCAGCCGGTTCTACCCCCCGCATCGGGAGTCCATCCCCAAGCTTTTGTGGACCCGACGGCCACGGTCCATCCTACTGCCCGGATTGGGTGGGGGACTTATGTGGGTCCGCGGGTCGTGGTTGGGGCGGGCACGATCCTTTTTCCCGGAGTTTATATCGGGGCAGAAGTGACGCTTGGGGCGGGATGTATGGTGTATCCCAATGCCGTGATCCTGGACCGGAGTGTACTCGGCGACCGGGTGATGGTGTTTGCCGGGGTAGTCATTGGCAGTGATGGTTTCGGCTATGTTTCCACTGCCGCAGGGCATTTTAAAGTTCCTCAGACGGGCCGGGTGGTTCTGGAGGACGATGTAGAAGTTGGGGCCAACAGCACCATTGACCGGGCTACGCTCAAGGAGACCAGGATAGGCCGGGGGAGCAAAATTGACAACCTCGTGATGGTCGCGCATAACTGTCAGATTGGCGAACACTGCATGATCATCTCCCAAGTGGGCATAGCGGGCTCAGTCAAAATCGGGGACCGCACGATCATCGCGGCTCAAGCCGGACTGGCAGGCCGCCACAGTCACCTGGAAGTCGGGAGCGACTCGGTAATCTTCGCGCGCTCTGGGGTCACCCGTTCCTTACCCAAGGGCGCTCAGGTCTCTGGTTTCCCGGCTCAAGACCATCGGACCGAACTCAAGGAAAAGGCCGCTTTGACCCGCCTTCCCGCACTCCTCCAACAGGTGCGAAAACTCCAGCAACGGGTACAGGATCTGGAGCGAGACCGGGACCAGCCGCAGACAGGAAGCTGA
- a CDS encoding efflux RND transporter permease subunit: MVQPAPNVSFRERFNISRLAIQYPWLTLGFWLAVCALGVVGFNTLKYNLFPDITFPVVVVNIQAPFKTSLDTEKLLTRPLEERLKSLKGVTKVRSSTYPGQATVSLAFDVGTDLEAASNAVEAQVKALAVQHAQIIPLNLNESAAVSYALQSSKQDLTALAKQARTEMLPAIAQLPGVLKVTLLGEPATPSLTAPAAAVRFNGRGVLAFQVVKRGDANTLEVVSRVEKEVERLRTKFPEVRLDLAATQATYIREATTATIEALALAIALSILVIYPFLWNWQATVISALAIPTSLLGTFIVMAVYGFNLETITLLALALVIGIIVDDAIVDVENIARHLEEGEPPLQAAISATNEIGLTVTATTLTIVAVFLPVGLMGGVLGQFFRPFGITISAAVITSLLVARTLSPLLAVHWLKPAPARLESGAWNNFVARYRALLAWALMHRGTVLGLALLSFGGGLGLIPLISKGFIPHLDRGEFNVVYQAPPTVSLEQSLTLARELEAVVRRAPEVESVFTTVGSRQGQPNRGLLYVKLRHDRTLTTSAQQNQLRAQLPKFPGVLTSVEDIQFVDNGGEKPLQFALLGEDLTTLDKATRDLKAQVQKLPGFVDVTATGDNGLGGIEIEHLNGKRVAYISANLGSGLTLGAATDRVVAEAKTLLPPTVKLDLGGDSERAADTFSGFGVTLGLAVLCVLAVLLLLFRSWVDPLVIILSLPLSIVGAMLAQFVTRSDFGMISVIGIIFLLGLVNKNAILLVDYINQLRASGLSRSEAILRAGPVRLRPILMTTAATVLGMLPIALGLGAGAELRAPMAIVIIGGLLASTLLSLIVVPVAYALFDEVRVSIAKRGG, translated from the coding sequence ATGGTACAGCCTGCACCCAATGTTTCCTTCCGGGAGCGGTTTAATATCTCCAGGTTGGCGATCCAATATCCCTGGCTGACCCTCGGTTTTTGGCTGGCGGTGTGCGCCCTCGGGGTGGTGGGCTTCAACACGCTCAAGTACAACCTCTTCCCAGACATCACCTTTCCGGTAGTCGTGGTCAATATCCAGGCTCCTTTCAAGACTTCACTGGACACCGAAAAATTACTTACCCGCCCCCTGGAAGAACGCCTCAAGTCGCTCAAAGGGGTAACCAAAGTCCGCTCCTCCACCTATCCCGGACAGGCGACCGTGAGCCTTGCTTTTGACGTGGGCACCGACTTGGAGGCTGCGAGCAACGCCGTAGAAGCCCAGGTCAAGGCCCTTGCAGTGCAGCATGCTCAGATCATCCCGCTCAACCTCAATGAGTCCGCTGCGGTGAGCTATGCGCTCCAGAGTTCCAAGCAGGACCTGACCGCCCTCGCCAAACAAGCGCGTACCGAAATGCTCCCGGCTATCGCCCAACTACCGGGAGTCCTCAAGGTCACCCTCCTCGGCGAACCGGCTACCCCGAGTCTGACGGCTCCGGCAGCCGCCGTGCGCTTCAATGGTCGAGGTGTGCTGGCTTTTCAGGTGGTCAAGCGCGGCGACGCCAACACCCTTGAAGTCGTCAGTCGGGTCGAAAAAGAAGTCGAGCGTCTGCGCACAAAATTCCCTGAAGTCCGGCTGGATCTAGCGGCGACCCAGGCGACCTATATCCGCGAAGCGACTACCGCGACGATTGAGGCCCTAGCGCTCGCTATAGCCCTCTCGATCCTAGTCATCTATCCCTTTTTGTGGAACTGGCAGGCGACGGTCATCTCGGCCTTGGCGATCCCGACTTCGCTGTTGGGGACGTTTATCGTCATGGCCGTCTATGGCTTCAACTTAGAGACAATCACGCTCTTAGCGCTGGCTTTGGTCATCGGGATCATTGTCGATGACGCGATAGTCGATGTCGAAAATATCGCCCGCCACCTCGAAGAAGGCGAGCCCCCGCTTCAGGCTGCGATCAGCGCCACCAACGAGATTGGCCTGACGGTGACGGCGACGACGTTGACCATCGTGGCGGTATTTTTGCCAGTCGGTCTGATGGGTGGGGTGTTGGGGCAGTTCTTCCGGCCTTTTGGAATAACGATCTCAGCGGCGGTCATCACTTCGCTGTTAGTAGCCCGGACGCTCTCGCCGCTCCTTGCCGTCCACTGGCTCAAACCTGCTCCTGCACGCCTGGAGTCAGGGGCTTGGAATAACTTCGTCGCCCGCTACCGCGCGCTCCTGGCTTGGGCCTTGATGCACCGGGGGACGGTACTCGGGTTGGCGCTCTTGAGCTTTGGGGGCGGGCTGGGGCTGATTCCCTTGATCTCCAAAGGTTTTATCCCCCACCTAGACCGGGGGGAGTTTAACGTGGTCTATCAGGCTCCACCCACCGTCTCCCTAGAGCAATCTTTGACCTTAGCCCGTGAATTGGAGGCTGTAGTCCGCCGCGCCCCGGAGGTGGAATCGGTCTTTACCACTGTGGGTTCGCGCCAGGGTCAGCCCAATCGGGGGCTGCTCTATGTGAAGCTCCGCCACGACCGCACCCTGACTACCTCAGCCCAACAGAACCAGCTACGTGCGCAACTGCCCAAATTTCCAGGCGTACTCACCAGCGTCGAAGACATCCAATTTGTCGATAACGGTGGCGAAAAACCCCTCCAATTCGCCTTACTTGGGGAGGACCTCACGACCTTGGACAAGGCCACCCGCGACCTCAAGGCCCAAGTCCAGAAGCTGCCCGGATTTGTGGATGTGACAGCTACCGGCGACAACGGGCTAGGAGGGATCGAGATCGAGCACCTCAACGGCAAGCGGGTGGCCTATATCAGCGCTAACCTGGGGAGCGGGCTGACCCTAGGTGCAGCCACCGACCGGGTAGTAGCTGAGGCCAAGACGCTCCTGCCGCCGACGGTGAAGCTGGACTTGGGCGGGGACTCAGAGCGTGCCGCCGATACTTTCAGTGGGTTTGGGGTGACCCTGGGCCTCGCGGTGTTGTGTGTGCTGGCGGTGTTGCTGCTGCTATTTCGCTCGTGGGTGGACCCACTGGTGATTATTCTCTCGTTGCCGCTATCCATCGTCGGGGCAATGCTGGCCCAGTTTGTTACGCGCAGCGACTTTGGCATGATTTCCGTCATCGGTATTATCTTTCTGCTGGGCTTGGTCAATAAAAATGCCATCTTGCTGGTCGATTACATCAATCAACTGCGCGCCAGCGGGCTGTCTCGCTCTGAGGCTATCCTCCGGGCAGGCCCGGTCCGCCTCAGGCCGATCCTCATGACCACTGCCGCTACGGTCCTCGGGATGTTGCCCATTGCGCTCGGGTTGGGGGCGGGGGCCGAATTGCGTGCCCCGATGGCGATTGTCATCATCGGCGGGCTGTTGGCTTCGACCCTGTTGAGCCTGATTGTAGTGCCGGTCGCCTATGCGCTCTTCGATGAGGTCCGCGTCAGCATCGCAAAGCGGGGCGGCTGA
- a CDS encoding cation:proton antiporter domain-containing protein, which yields MAAGHNFILDLVTVLGTAALGGYLANRLKQPVLLGYLVSGLIVGPFGLKLLGDVEQIQGLAEVGVAFLLFALGVEFSLKDLNRVRGIALGGGALQIGLTTILVALLAYGTGWVDSPIRGIFLGALLSLSSTAVVLKTLAERGEVQTLHGQVMLAILIVQDLALGLMLAVLPALNQPPDAIGWALLAAVGKGLLFAVGAVAVGVWLVPPLIKAVARSGSSELFLLTVLALCLGVALTTAAFGLSIEMGAFVAGLMISEIEYADQALAKVFPLRDTFATLFFASIGMLINPFVLGQNLGLILALVAVVMLGKALVILPIVLGFRYSFKTAVIASLGLNQIGEFSFVLAQVGLSLGLIDEKKYVLVLGTTAITLVVTPLFIRFAQPLAEGLLKLPVTNRLFGHLTGVRELSIPETISGHVVVAGYGRVGQILVKLLLTRNQKVLVIDNSDAAIQLLRLQGLPYILGDADSELVLEKAHLERANALTIALPDPTSTRLALKRALEFAPELLVMARAHTSSEIEVLAQLGAKEVVQPEFEAALEMGASLLTNLGEPKSAIEQALDTIRAGRYRTLLPEESQGQVLKDLLTAAADFNGEWILLTERCRLVGQTLAEADIRNLTGASVMAIERAGQTMRYPTGQTLLQADDRLLVVGAEMEMASFRDLVTGRLEAPQGLNDWVTLAEPSPLVGQTLTQTDLRRRHNVVVQAVRRQGKLYTSPGGDLRLEQGDCLLLRGEPEAVRTVALLVNPEQAVEV from the coding sequence ATGGCAGCAGGACATAACTTTATCCTCGATCTCGTCACTGTTTTGGGGACCGCCGCCCTAGGCGGGTATCTTGCCAATCGCCTGAAACAGCCCGTCCTGCTGGGATACCTCGTCAGCGGGCTGATTGTTGGTCCTTTCGGGCTAAAACTGCTGGGCGATGTGGAACAGATCCAGGGTCTAGCCGAAGTCGGGGTGGCTTTTTTGCTCTTTGCCCTGGGCGTGGAGTTCTCCCTCAAAGACCTCAACCGGGTCCGGGGCATTGCCCTAGGCGGTGGGGCGCTCCAGATTGGCCTGACGACTATTTTGGTCGCCCTGCTGGCCTATGGGACCGGGTGGGTCGATAGTCCGATTCGTGGGATCTTCCTGGGGGCGCTGCTTTCGCTGTCCTCGACAGCCGTTGTCCTCAAGACTCTAGCGGAGCGTGGAGAAGTCCAGACGCTACACGGTCAGGTGATGCTGGCTATACTCATCGTCCAGGATTTGGCGTTGGGGCTGATGCTCGCTGTCCTGCCCGCCTTGAATCAACCTCCCGATGCGATTGGTTGGGCGCTCCTCGCAGCGGTCGGTAAGGGGCTACTCTTTGCAGTGGGGGCCGTCGCGGTGGGCGTCTGGCTCGTTCCACCCTTGATAAAAGCGGTGGCCCGCTCCGGGAGTTCCGAACTATTCTTGCTCACGGTCCTAGCTCTGTGTCTGGGGGTAGCCCTGACGACGGCAGCTTTTGGGCTCTCCATCGAGATGGGAGCTTTTGTGGCAGGGCTGATGATCTCGGAGATTGAATACGCCGATCAAGCCCTAGCTAAGGTCTTCCCGCTGCGAGATACGTTTGCGACCCTGTTTTTTGCCTCGATTGGGATGCTCATCAACCCATTTGTCCTGGGGCAGAACCTCGGGCTCATCCTTGCGCTTGTGGCTGTGGTGATGCTGGGCAAGGCTCTGGTTATCCTGCCCATCGTGCTGGGCTTCCGCTACAGCTTCAAGACGGCGGTGATTGCTAGCCTGGGGCTCAACCAGATTGGCGAGTTTTCGTTTGTCCTGGCGCAAGTGGGTTTGAGCCTTGGTCTCATAGACGAGAAGAAGTACGTCCTAGTCTTGGGTACGACGGCGATCACCTTGGTGGTGACCCCCCTGTTTATCCGGTTCGCCCAACCTCTAGCCGAGGGACTCCTCAAATTACCCGTGACCAACCGCCTCTTCGGGCATCTGACCGGAGTGCGTGAACTGTCGATTCCCGAGACCATCAGCGGTCATGTCGTGGTGGCGGGCTATGGGCGGGTCGGTCAAATTCTGGTGAAGTTGCTCTTGACGCGCAACCAGAAAGTTCTGGTCATCGACAACAGCGACGCGGCTATCCAACTGTTACGCCTCCAGGGATTACCCTATATTTTGGGCGATGCTGACAGCGAACTGGTCCTCGAAAAAGCCCATTTGGAGCGGGCTAACGCCCTGACTATTGCCCTGCCTGACCCGACGAGCACCCGGCTCGCCCTCAAGCGGGCTCTGGAGTTTGCCCCAGAACTGCTGGTCATGGCCCGCGCTCATACCAGCAGTGAGATCGAGGTCCTGGCTCAACTCGGCGCTAAAGAAGTCGTTCAACCGGAATTTGAGGCAGCCCTAGAGATGGGAGCGAGTCTATTGACTAACTTGGGTGAGCCTAAATCGGCTATTGAACAAGCGCTCGATACGATCCGCGCAGGCCGCTACCGTACTTTACTGCCCGAGGAGTCCCAGGGACAGGTACTCAAAGACCTCCTGACTGCTGCGGCTGACTTCAATGGGGAGTGGATTCTCCTCACCGAGCGCTGTCGGCTGGTCGGGCAGACCCTAGCCGAAGCGGACATCCGCAACCTCACAGGAGCCAGTGTGATGGCGATAGAGCGCGCGGGGCAGACCATGCGTTATCCGACCGGTCAGACCCTGCTGCAAGCCGATGACCGTCTGCTCGTAGTGGGTGCTGAGATGGAAATGGCCTCCTTCCGTGACTTGGTGACGGGACGACTGGAGGCACCGCAGGGGCTCAATGACTGGGTGACCCTCGCCGAGCCCTCGCCCTTGGTCGGTCAAACCCTGACTCAGACCGACCTGCGCCGCCGCCATAACGTAGTGGTGCAAGCGGTCCGGCGGCAGGGCAAGCTCTACACTTCTCCCGGCGGAGACTTGCGCCTGGAGCAGGGGGACTGTCTGCTCCTGAGAGGTGAGCCAGAGGCTGTCCGCACGGTGGCATTACTGGTCAATCCAGAACAAGCTGTCGAAGTTTAG